The following are from one region of the Saimiri boliviensis isolate mSaiBol1 chromosome 18, mSaiBol1.pri, whole genome shotgun sequence genome:
- the SIK1 gene encoding serine/threonine-protein kinase SIK1, with protein MVIMSEFSADPAGQGQQKPLRVGFYDIERTLGKGNFAVVKLARHRVTKTQVAIKIIDKTRLDSSNLEKIYREVQLMKLLNHPHIIKLYQVMETKDMLYIVTEFAKNGEMFDYLTSNGHLSENEARKKFGQILSAVEYCHDHHIVHRDLKTENLLLDGNMDIKLADFGFGNFYKSGEPLSTWCGSPPYAAPEVFEGKEYEGPQLDIWSLGVVLYVLVCGSLPFDGPNLPTLRQRVLEGRFRIPFFMSQDCESLIRRMLVVDPARRITIAQIRQHRWMRAEPCLPEPCLPGPACPAFSAHSYSSNLGDYDEQALGIMQTLGVDRQRTVESLQNSSYNHFAAIYYLLLERLKEYRNAQCARPGPARQLRPRSSDLSGLEVPQEGLSTDPFRPALLCPQPQALVQSVLQAEMDCELQSSLQWPLFFPVDAGCGGAFRPRPLSPSSLLDTAISEEARQGPGLEEEQDAQESLPGSTGRRHTLAEVSTRLSPLTAPCIVVSPSATASPAEGTSSDSCLTSSTSRGPVELSGTPATQGLLGAGSPVRLASPFLGSQSATPVLQAQGGLGGAVLLPVSFQEGRRASDTSLTQGLKAFRQQLRKTTRTKGFLGLNKIKGLARQVCQAPASRASRGGLSPFHAPAQSPGLHSGAAGSREGRSLLEEVLEQQRLLQLQHHPAATPSCSQAPQPTPTPFVIAPCDGPGATLLPSTLFMSGIPLLPPPLLQTGVSPVASAAQLLDTQLHIGAGPTALPAAPPPRPARLAPGCEPLGLLQGDFEMEDLSPCPLGTFVLVQ; from the exons ATGGTTATCATGTCGGAGTTCAGCGCGGACCCCGCGGGCCAGGGCCAGCAGAAGCCCCTCCGGGTGGGTTTTTACGACATCGAGCGGACCCTCGGCAAAGGCAACTTCGCGGTGGTGAAGCTGGCGCGGCATCGAGTCACCAAAACGCAG gttgcaataaaaataattgataaaacaCGATTAGATTCAAGCAACTTGGAGAAAATCTATCGTGAGGTTCAGCTAATGAAGCTTCTGAACCACCCACACATCATAAAGCTTTACCAG GTTATGGAAACAAAGGATATGCTTTACATCGTTACTGAATTTGCTAAAAACGGAGAAATGTTTG ATTATCTGACTTCCAACGGGCACCTGAGTGAGAACGAGGCGCGGAAGAAGTTCGGGCAGATCCTGTCGGCCGTGGAGTACTGTCACGACCACCATATCGTCCACCGGGACCTCAAGACCGAGAACCTGCTGCTGGATGGCAACATGGACATCAAGCTGGCAG ATTTTGGATTTGGGAATTTCTACAAGTCAGGAGAGCCTCTCTCCACGTGGTGTGGGAGCCCCCCGTATGCCGCCCCGGAAGTCTTTGAGGGAAAGGAATATGAAGGCCCCCAGCTGGACATCTGG AGCCTGGGCGTGGTGCTGTACGTCCTGGTCTGTGGTTCTCTGCCCTTTGACGGACCCAACCTGCCGACGCTGAGACAGCGGGTGCTGGAGGGCCGCTTCCGCATCCCCTTCTTCATGTCTCAAG ACTGTGAGAGCCTGATCCGCCGCATGCTGGTGGTGGACCCCGCCAGGCGCATCACCATCGCCCAGATCCGGCAGCACCGGTGGATGCGGGCCGAGCCCTGCCTGCCAGAGCCCTGCCTACCGGGGCCCGCCTGCCCCGCCTTCTCCGCGCACAGCTACAGCTCCAACCTTGGCGACTACGACGAGCAGGCGCTGGGCATCATGCAGACCCTGGGCGTCGACCGGCAGAGGACGGTGGAG TCACTGCAGAACAGCAGCTATAACCACTTCGCCGCCATTTATTACCTCCTCCTCGAACGGCTCAAGGAGTATCGGAATGCCCAGTGCGCCCGCCCCGGGCCTGCCAGACAGCTGCGGCCTCGGAGCTCGGACCTCAGCGGCTTGGAG GTGCCTCAGGAAGGTCTTTCCACCGACCCTTTCCGACCCGCCCTGCTGTGCCCGCAGCCGCAGGCCTTGGTCCAGTCCGTCCTGCAGGCCGAGATGGACTGTGAGCTCCAGAGCTCGCTGCAGTGG CCCCTGTTCTTCCCGGTGGATGCCGGCTGCGGCGGAGCGTTCCGGCCCCGGCCCCTGTCCCCCAGCAGCCTGCTGGACACGGCCATCAGTGAGGAGGCCAGGCAGGGGCCGGGCCTCGAGGAGGAGCAGGATGCTCAGGAGTCCCTGCCTGGCAGCACGGGTCGGAGGCACACCCTGGCCGAGGTCTCCACCCGCCTGTCCCCACTCACCGCTCCAT GTATAGTCGTCTCCCCGTCTGCCACAGCGAGTCCTGCAGAGGGAACCAGCTCGGACAGTTGTCTGACCTCCTCCACAAGCAGAGGCCCTGTGGAGCTCAGTGGCACCCCAGCCACTCAGGGGCTGCTGGGCGCCGGCTCCCCGGTCAGGCTGGCCTCGCCCTTTCTGGGGTCGCAGTCCGCCACCCCGGTGCTGCAGGCCCAGGGGGGCTTGGGAGGAGCTGTCCTGCTTCCTGTCAGCTTCCAGGAGGGACGGAGGGCGTCGGACACCTCACTGACTCAGG GGCTGAAGGCCTTTCGGCAGCAACTGAGGAAGACCACAAGGACCAAAGGGTTTCTGGGGCTGAACAAAATCAAGGGGCTCGCCCGCCAGGTGTGCCAGGCCCCCGCCAGCCGCGCCAGCAGGGGTGGCCTGAGCCCCTTCCACGCCCCTGCACAGAGTCCGGGCCTGCACAGCGGTGCGGCTGGCAGCAGGGAGGGCCGGAGCCTGCTGGAGGAGGTGCTGGAGCAGCAGAG GCTGCTCCAGTTACAGCACCACCCGGCTGCCACGCCCAGCTGCTCACAGGCCCCCCAGCCGACCCCCACCCCATTTGTGATCGCCCCCTGTGATGGCCCTGGGGCCACCCTTCTCCCCAGCACCCTCTTCATGTCGGGGATCCCGCTGCTGCCACCCCCACTCCTGCAGACCGGCGTCTCCCCCGTGGCCTCGGCCGCGCAGCTCCTGGACACACAGCTGCATATTGGCGCCGGCCCCACTGCCCTCCCTGCTGCGCCCCCGCCGCGCCCAGCCAGGCTGGCCCCAGGCTGTGAGCCCCTGGGGCTGCTGCAGGGAGACTTCGAGATGGAGGACCTGAGCCCCTGCCCCCTGGGGACCTTCGTCCTGGTGCAGTGA